In one Lolium rigidum isolate FL_2022 chromosome 3, APGP_CSIRO_Lrig_0.1, whole genome shotgun sequence genomic region, the following are encoded:
- the LOC124694529 gene encoding bromodomain-containing protein DDB_G0270170-like yields the protein MAKTRKPPPPPPPPPPPPPPAETPSPQRKRKKKGRPSLLDLQRRSLRLQAQSPEPAAAASSPPRNPSDDDDDAPGASGRRRQKRLKSVLSGTAEDEEEQAVAVAVKKKDAAKATGKGAAASDAGPTGTPLPDKKLLLFILDRLQKKDTYGVYSEPVDPEELPDYHELIEHPMDFATIREKLLNDSYTILEQFENDVFLLTSNAMSYNSDDTVYHRQARSIEALAKKDFENLRQASDSEEEQPKTAPRRGRPPKYLKKPAEKAEDEVSPDLSNVKTNKSADNTETRKRWSSERTRNTNISMRDSSILQHNTFSSFSGKKIEKTGAYSGPSKYGKKTTYLDDDNRSTYDQQYSHYSPLFSALDCERKQLLPIGLQQQHAYARSLARFAAKLGPVGWDIAAKGIRRVLPPGTKFGPGWVVDGEPPQNSQWSRVPESTDPSTESSIPCGITPKSDDPRRSSELSPNADSLGEEHLAKSQSVASTSASFDRSSTFASKVPVYENGVTVPCDSVGNTGPTPPLQQQSYSQEIPSNMNGIAPAVPNTMGQYAGQGLFGAGMQMTHAQVLGMFSGVNGRANGFLHGHPLASEGVKATQNGVVGKAATSPLQDAVHDPKGSFPQNENSPASPSQNAGGSPPRGKIANPKHPDLVLQL from the exons gccccctccccctccgccgcccccgccccccgCGGAAACCCCGTCCCCGCAGCGCAAGCGCAAGAAGAAGGGCCGCCCGTCCCTCCTCGACCTCCAGCGCCGCAGCCTCCGCCTCCAGGCGCAGAGCcccgagcccgccgccgccgcctcctcgccgccccGCAAcccctccgacgacgacgacgacgcgcccGGCGCCAGCGGCCGCAGGCGCCAGAAGCGCCTCAAGAGCGTCCTCTCCGGCACCGCCGAG GACGAGGAGgagcaggcggtggcggtggcggtgaagaagaaggatgcggcgaAAGCGACCGGGAAAG GGGCCGCTGCGTCGGATGCCGGGCCCACGGGGACGCCCCTCCCGGACAAAAAGTTGCTTCTCTTCATCCTCGACAGGCTCCAGAA GAAGGATACATATGGAGTTTACTCGGAGCCTGTCGACCCGGAGGAG CTTCCGGATTACCACGAGCTTATCGAGCATCCTATGGACTTCGCAACCATCCGCGAGAAGCTGTTGAACGATTCGTATACCATCTTAGAGCAGTTCGAG AATGATGTATTTCTACTTACATCAAATGCCATGTCGTACAATTCAGACGATACAGTATACCATCGCCAG GCACGGTCTATTGAAGCTCTTGCTAAAAAGGATTTTGAGAACTTGAGACAGGCTAGTGATAGTGAAGAAGAACAACCGAAGACAGCACCGAGAAGAGGCAGGCCACCGAAATATTTAAAGAAACCAGCTGAGAAGGCTGAGGATGAAGTTTCACCAGATTTATCCAATGTAAAAACAAATAAATCTGCAGACAACACTGAAACAAGAAAAAGATGGTCTAGTGAGAGAACTCGAAATACAAATATCTCCATGAGAGATTCATCCATTCTTCAGCACAACACATTCAGTTCCTTTAGTggtaaaaaaatagagaaaactgGTGCTTACTCAG GACCTTCGAAGTATGGAAAGAAGACTACTTACTTAGATGATGATAATCGGAGTACATATGACCAACAATACTCACATTATAGTCCTCTGTTTTCTGCCCTTGATTGTGAAAGGAAACAACTACTTCCA ATTGGGCTTCAACAGCAACATGCATATGCTCGGAGCTTGGCACGGTTTGCTGCAAAACTTGGTCCGGTTGGATGGGATATAGCAGCAAAGGGTATCAGACGGGTATTGCCTCCTGGGACAAAGTTTGGCCCAGGTTGGGTTGTAGATGGTGAGCCACCTCAAAACTCCCAGTGGTCTCGAGTTCCTGAATCCACTGATCCATCCACCGAGTCCAGTATTCCATGCGGCATAACACCCAAAAGCGATGATCCCCGTCGGAGTTCTGAGCTATCTCCAAATGCGGATTCCCTGGGCGAAGAGCATCTAGCTAAAAGCCAGTCAGTGGCGTCCACATCTGCAAGCTTTGACAGGAGCTCTACATTTGCCAGCAAAGTACCCGTGTATGAAAATGGAGTTACTGTGCCATGTGATAGCGTGGGTAATACTGGACCAACACCTCCGTTACAGCAGCAGAGTTATAGTCAAGAAATCCCTTCTAACATGAACGGCATAGCCCCTGCTGTGCCAAACACCATGGGTCAGTATGCTGGACAAGGATTATTTGGAGCAGGCATGCAAATGACGCATGCTCAAGTGCTGGGGATGTTCTCTGGAGTAAATGGCAGAGCCAACGGGTTTCTCCACGGGCACCCGCTGGCTTCGGAGGGTGTTAAGGCGACACAGAATGGAGTTGTTGGAAAGGCAGCCACCAGTCCCTTGCAAGATGCAGTTCATGACCCAAAGGGTTCGTTTCCACAGAATGAGAACAGTCCTGCTTCTCCAAGCCAAAACGCCGGTGGTTCCCCGCCTAGGGGGAAAATAGCGAACCCGAAGCACCCGGACTTGGTTTTACAGCTCTGA